Proteins encoded in a region of the Pseudomonas denitrificans (nom. rej.) genome:
- the choW gene encoding choline ABC transporter permease subunit, giving the protein MFLTDHKLPLGEHIAAFVDWLTQHGASVFDKISDTLEFLIHGVTNSLLWFNPLALIALLVFLVFYIQRSWGLAVFALASLLLILNLGYWQETMETLAQVIFATVVCIAVGVPLGILAAHKPWFYTGLRPLLDLMQTVPTFVYLIPTLTLFGLGVVPGLISTVIFAIAAPIRLTCLGIQDVPAELLDAGKAFGCSRWQLLTRIELPHAMPSIGAGITQCIMLSLSMVVIAALVGADGLGKPVVNALNTADISLGFEAGLAIVLLAILLDRVCKQRSLRGR; this is encoded by the coding sequence ATGTTTCTGACTGACCACAAGTTACCGCTGGGCGAGCATATCGCCGCCTTCGTCGACTGGCTCACGCAACATGGCGCGTCGGTGTTCGACAAGATTTCCGACACCCTCGAGTTCCTCATCCACGGCGTCACCAACAGCCTGCTCTGGTTCAACCCGCTGGCGCTGATCGCGCTGCTGGTCTTCCTGGTGTTCTACATCCAGCGCAGCTGGGGGCTTGCCGTATTTGCCCTGGCCTCGCTGCTGCTGATCCTCAACCTGGGGTACTGGCAGGAAACCATGGAGACCCTGGCGCAGGTGATCTTCGCCACGGTGGTGTGCATTGCCGTCGGGGTGCCGCTGGGCATCCTGGCGGCGCACAAGCCCTGGTTCTACACCGGGCTGAGGCCGCTGCTGGATTTGATGCAGACGGTGCCCACCTTCGTCTACCTGATCCCCACCCTGACCCTGTTCGGCCTGGGTGTGGTTCCGGGTCTGATCTCCACGGTGATCTTCGCCATCGCCGCGCCCATCCGCCTCACCTGCCTGGGTATCCAGGATGTGCCGGCGGAGCTGTTGGACGCCGGCAAGGCCTTCGGCTGCTCGCGCTGGCAACTGCTGACGCGCATCGAGCTGCCGCACGCCATGCCAAGCATCGGCGCGGGGATCACCCAATGCATCATGTTGTCGCTGTCGATGGTGGTTATCGCCGCGCTGGTGGGTGCTGATGGCCTCGGCAAGCCGGTGGTCAACGCGCTCAACACGGCGGACATTTCCCTCGGCTTCGAGGCCGGTCTGGCCATCGTCCTGCTCGCCATCCTGCTCGACCGGGTGTGCAAGCAACGTTCGCTGCGGGGGAGGTAA
- the choV gene encoding choline ABC transporter ATP-binding protein produces MSAIRFEHVDVIFGTHTKEALKLLDQGLGREEILKRTGQVLGVEDACLDVERGEICVMMGLSGSGKSSLLRCINGLNRVSRGKLLIEHEGQQVDIANCSPAALKTMRTKRIAMVFQKFALMPWLTVAENIGFGLEMQGRPANERKKVIDEKLELVGLSQWRDKRPDSLSGGMQQRVGLARALAMDGDILLMDEPFSALDPLIRQQLQDELLVLQRQLHKTIVFVSHDLDEALKIGTRIAIMKDGRIIQHGKPEEIVLSPADDYVRTFVAHTNPLNVLCGSSLMRGLDQCRRQADEVCFDQGRDCWLGLTESNQIKTARQGSNIIDLQQWRPGDPVEKLKHEPTLVDVNIRMRDALQIRYQTGHKLVLQEQSRVVGVLGDSELYHALLGKNLG; encoded by the coding sequence ATGTCGGCGATTCGATTCGAACATGTGGATGTGATTTTCGGCACCCACACCAAGGAAGCGCTCAAGCTGCTGGATCAGGGCCTGGGCCGCGAGGAAATCCTCAAGCGCACCGGCCAGGTGCTGGGTGTCGAGGATGCCTGCCTGGATGTCGAACGCGGCGAAATCTGCGTGATGATGGGCCTGTCGGGCTCGGGCAAGTCCAGCCTGCTGCGTTGCATCAACGGCCTCAACCGGGTCAGCCGCGGCAAGCTGCTGATCGAGCACGAAGGCCAGCAGGTGGATATCGCCAACTGCTCGCCGGCGGCGCTCAAGACCATGCGCACCAAGCGCATCGCCATGGTGTTCCAGAAGTTCGCACTGATGCCCTGGCTGACCGTGGCCGAGAACATCGGCTTCGGCCTGGAGATGCAGGGCCGCCCGGCCAACGAGCGGAAGAAGGTGATCGACGAGAAGCTCGAACTGGTCGGCCTGTCGCAATGGCGCGACAAGCGCCCGGATTCGCTCTCCGGCGGCATGCAGCAGCGCGTCGGCCTGGCCCGCGCGCTGGCGATGGATGGCGACATCCTGTTGATGGACGAACCCTTCTCCGCGCTGGACCCGCTGATCCGCCAGCAGCTGCAGGATGAACTGCTGGTGCTGCAACGCCAGCTGCACAAGACCATCGTCTTCGTCAGCCACGACCTGGACGAGGCGCTGAAGATCGGTACGCGCATCGCGATCATGAAGGACGGCCGCATCATCCAGCACGGCAAGCCCGAGGAAATCGTGCTCAGCCCGGCGGACGACTACGTGCGTACTTTCGTGGCCCACACCAACCCGCTCAACGTGCTGTGCGGCTCCAGCCTGATGCGTGGCCTGGACCAGTGCCGCCGCCAGGCCGACGAGGTGTGCTTCGACCAGGGCCGCGACTGCTGGCTGGGCCTGACCGAGTCGAACCAGATCAAGACCGCTCGCCAGGGCAGCAACATCATCGACCTGCAGCAATGGCGCCCGGGTGACCCGGTGGAGAAGCTCAAGCACGAGCCGACCCTGGTGGACGTCAACATCCGCATGCGCGACGCGCTGCAGATCCGCTACCAGACCGGCCACAAGCTGGTGCTGCAGGAGCAGAGCCGCGTGGTTGGCGTGCTCGGCGACAGCGAGCTGTACCACGCGCTGCTGGGCAAGAACCTGGGCTGA
- a CDS encoding alpha/beta fold hydrolase, producing the protein MPRRWLPALLLAAALPLHAAESKPTYGPELERFNYSYPVGHYSFASQGHHMHMAYIDVKPKKQPNGRTVVLLHGKNFCAGTWETTIAALSDAGYRVVAPDQIGFCKSTKPERYQYSFQQLATNTHALLEHLKVGKITLLGHSTGGMLATRYALMYPQQVEQLAMVNPIGLEDWKALGVPYRTPDQWYERELKTSAEGIRQYEQATYYAGQWKPEYDKWVNMLAGLFNGAGHERVAWNSALLYDMIFTQPVVYEFGQLKMPTLLLIGTRDNTAIGKDLAPAELKPKLGNYAELGKATAKAIPNATLVEFDDMGHAPQIQDPKRFHEALLKGLAELKR; encoded by the coding sequence ATGCCCCGCCGCTGGCTACCCGCCTTGCTGTTGGCCGCCGCCCTGCCGCTGCACGCCGCCGAATCCAAACCCACCTACGGCCCGGAACTGGAGCGCTTCAACTACTCCTACCCGGTCGGTCACTACAGCTTCGCGTCCCAGGGCCACCACATGCACATGGCCTACATCGACGTGAAGCCCAAGAAGCAGCCCAACGGCCGCACCGTGGTGCTGCTGCACGGCAAGAACTTCTGCGCCGGCACCTGGGAAACCACCATCGCCGCCCTGAGCGACGCCGGCTACCGCGTGGTCGCGCCGGACCAGATCGGCTTCTGCAAGTCCACCAAGCCCGAGCGCTACCAGTACAGCTTCCAGCAACTGGCGACCAACACCCACGCCCTGCTCGAGCACCTGAAGGTCGGCAAGATCACCCTGCTCGGCCACTCCACCGGCGGCATGCTCGCCACCCGCTACGCGCTGATGTATCCGCAGCAGGTCGAGCAGCTGGCCATGGTCAACCCCATCGGCCTGGAAGACTGGAAAGCCCTGGGCGTGCCCTACCGCACCCCGGACCAGTGGTACGAGCGCGAGCTGAAGACCAGCGCCGAAGGCATCCGCCAGTACGAGCAGGCGACCTACTACGCCGGCCAGTGGAAACCCGAGTACGACAAGTGGGTGAACATGCTCGCCGGCCTGTTCAACGGCGCCGGCCACGAGCGCGTGGCGTGGAACTCGGCGCTGCTCTACGACATGATCTTCACCCAGCCGGTGGTCTACGAGTTCGGCCAGCTGAAGATGCCGACCCTGCTGCTGATCGGCACCAGGGACAACACCGCCATCGGCAAGGACCTGGCCCCGGCCGAGCTGAAACCCAAGCTGGGCAACTACGCCGAACTGGGCAAGGCCACCGCCAAGGCCATCCCCAACGCCACCCTGGTGGAATTCGACGACATGGGCCACGCCCCGCAGATCCAGGACCCGAAGCGCTTCCACGAGGCGCTGCTCAAGGGATTGGCGGAGCTCAAGCGCTGA